CCGAGCCAAAGAAAAAGCCGCCCTAGAACAAGCTACCCGTTTGGATCATAAGCCAGGATAGGGAGTATCAGGTGGCGTTCTCCGACGCAGAGCCAGTGACCGAATAATTCGTAATTCATAATTCGTAATTCGTAATTAAGAATTCATTAGCATGATGCAGTTAAACGATTAAGGTAAAACAACAGAGGTTTCTTTACCATTGTTGTTTGCACCATTCAAGATTGTAGATGTACTTTCAGATGGGGATTGGGTGTTGCTCGAACGGCGTGATAATTTTTTGCGTGGCTTGCCTCCCGCCTGGATATATTGCAAACTGTCTTTCAACCCAACTCACAGCAAAGGCGATCGCGCCCAAAAATATCATAAATATAATTCAACTATTTAATCCAGTCAGAACTCAAATCCCAACTTATGATCCTAAGTTAGGAAAATACTCAAGGTTAGTGACGCTGCTCACAACCACGAGAAAATAATACTTTTCGCCCCCCATTACACGTAATGGCTCTAAGGTAAAATAGGCAATTGAAACTGGTTTTACAAGAGTCATGAGGCATTGGCTCTTGTAAAAATTTTCTCGTCAGCACTTGGCACTCTTGTGGCAATGTTCCATTCCAAGCAAGCTTTTGTCAACATTCTTGCTCGGTCGCAGCTGGGCAAGCTGGGGGATCTAGGGAAGAAGACAACATTATATATTTTTCTACTTTCAATAGAACAATTAATGATTTCTGAGGCGTTTAGAACGTTTTTGCTCATACATGAGCTTGTCAGCCTCTTCTAGCAATTGTTCTAGTGAAACGTTTTCATTTAAAGCACATTGGGTGGCACCAACACTTATGGATAGTTGATATGAGTAATTATGCTCTTGATTAAAGCGCTCAATATTTTCTTGCAATCGCGGACGAAATTCGTCTGTATTACTTGGAGAGCATACAGAAACAAATATTACAAACTCATCTCCTCCTATACGGGCAATAATATCCGACTCACGGAAGCTTTGTTTTAGTAATTGGGCTGTGTCAACGATCGCTCTGTCTCCGATTTCATGCCCTAGAGAATCATTAATCTGCTTTAAACCATCTAAATCAACAAACAAAAGACAGCAAAATATTTCTGTGCATCGGGCAATTTTGAATTGATGATTTGCCAGCCAAAAGAAACCACGTCGATTATATAGTCCTGTCAATTCATCAGTTAAAGATAGCTGCCTTACCTCTGCTTCAGCTTTCAGGCGTTCCTGAATTTCATTCTCTAGACGTTGATTTTGCTCAAGAAGTTGTTGATGTTGCTGTTTGATGAGTAGCTGATTTCTGACTCGCATTAGCACTTCAAGTTCTTGAAATGGCTTGGTAATGTAGTCTTTTCCACCCAGTTCAAAAGCCTGGACTTTATCATTAATTTGGTCAAGGGCACTAATAAAAATAATCGGAATTTGCTCTGTTGTTTTTGATGCTTTCAACTGTTGACAAACTTCATAGCCATTCATTTCGGGCATATTGATGTCAAGCAGAATTAGATCCGGTGGATGTCGCTCGGCGGCTTGTAATGCCATTCTCCCGTTGATGGATTTACGGATGGTATAACCCTGCAACTCTAGCATTTTGGCTAACAACCGTAGATTATCGGGGGTATCATCTACGATGAGGATATTCGTTTCCCAAGGGGATTTAAGTAAATTAGTCATAGGGGAATGGGAGCAACGCGAAAAAGT
This Nostoc sp. C052 DNA region includes the following protein-coding sequences:
- a CDS encoding diguanylate cyclase, which codes for MTNLLKSPWETNILIVDDTPDNLRLLAKMLELQGYTIRKSINGRMALQAAERHPPDLILLDINMPEMNGYEVCQQLKASKTTEQIPIIFISALDQINDKVQAFELGGKDYITKPFQELEVLMRVRNQLLIKQQHQQLLEQNQRLENEIQERLKAEAEVRQLSLTDELTGLYNRRGFFWLANHQFKIARCTEIFCCLLFVDLDGLKQINDSLGHEIGDRAIVDTAQLLKQSFRESDIIARIGGDEFVIFVSVCSPSNTDEFRPRLQENIERFNQEHNYSYQLSISVGATQCALNENVSLEQLLEEADKLMYEQKRSKRLRNH